The sequence tgggtcaaagggccacatccatggggtcaaatgggatccccaccatggattggtgggtcccatatgatccatataTGAAGAAAAGAGAAGGTCAAAGGTCAGGAAAGAAATCAAAAATTATATTCACTCACATGCAAAGCAAGCCTCCAAACTTTTACACCAAGGTCTTGAgcttaagaagttttaatggtggagatatACTTTTAATAGTGGGATTGAGAGTATGTTGGGGATTAGAGGGctagagaaaagagggagaaggGGACGTTGGAGTGGAATGTTGCTAgcaatggagggaaatgagagggagggagagaataaagagagagagagagagagagagagagagagagagagagagatgtcatcATTGTTTTGTAAGAAAAATAATTAGTACTTAGAGAGGAGTTTACAATGCTTAGGCTTTAGACTAGGCTTATGTAGTTTTTGTTGAAGTGGGTAGTGTTTTCCATAAaatttgtgtggtgtgtgtgtagtgtgtataGGGACTTGTGCCAAGGAGGTGGTCCACATGTATTGCACAAAAGTAAaccacatgattaagggtcatactatgcaatgttcataacttttgatccataagtcagatggatgcacaagatatgtcgttggaaccgcaacaaCGATGCAAACAAGATGGAATAGGTCTCATGttacaccccagactcggtaaccggactcacaaggaacccaatgaccagttctgaccgcaacagcctccatagtacctcattctcgtcTACTGAGgtaggtttcgatcctaggatcctacaaggaggatttccataatggTATAATCATTTCAATTATGAGCATATCCAAGATTACAGCaggtacatctgagaataacaagaggcacaccacaaaatccactaagaatttgaacttttacaagcttacatcaagtccgaaaggacatacataagataataggaaaagagaggaatcagcaacactggagtcctcgggctcaactctactccacgctctgctgctacgacatCTGCCTAGGAtttcctacatgcatcaatcgtgcataatcttatataaacttagagggttgtgtaagtgtgtgataatggtgcacagaagaatagcaggAGGTATAGGgaaggaaacatgctcaatgagaatatcactagccttaccaaggcttatcatgaatacgatgcaatgagtattgaacgccataccaaggcaattcatgaaggggcttacacagccaatgctaatgcgatgcatgtaatgtcagtgctcatatccaaaccatatgtcaagtacatttccaatcataagaaaatcatcgGAGTCCATTATACTActgaatgactaccgctctacagACTCCACACAGTCAAATGAggataagagacctcactacccgcctgtggacagccaatcaccagcaaggcctgacggtagcagacccatttatgagatgGTTAGACTCAGCCTGGCAATGCCCCTTACACCAGGcaggtaaagccacacccctatccaaccgactacacgacagtgggagtcgaggcctgatggtataaggccctcgtgtgctcataattttcacttggtcacggcgttggagcagatctttggtaccatggaagttttaaaaatttcacccatgggcatcttatgcacccagtatgctcaagtaacatttctggtgtccacacatacgaccatccacgaatgtcaagccctgatgaagcaagggcggtatcatcataaaatatgatgccaatgcatgagttacacatacagatcatgcactagctacAGGCACataatgtgcacaaggggagaaactccatccctcaatgaccaccacacaatgcaatcaattcatacatatgtgcatatgggtcacaaaatgtaagtgtgctacctgtgaaATATGGAATCCTCCGTCCTACGGAGGGTCAAGGTCTAGGCACATAGATAGGTGTTctaaggaaaagaaaaatcctctactgggggcccagtactttgagatggcccacaagctaagagagtcataatcgAAATGAGGAACGGTCCTAGTCAGGCccatggtgggccttcaaccacctataaaggcctctatgggcctaccgttgggccaccaaggaggacatccaaccttgactgggtcccaaaaaggtagctTACTACATatataaagaaaggtccaagacacaatcaatccatggcctattGGGCCAcgcactaagcccaatacataggcaacctggtgggcccttaagcaaggttagggcccaaccataagagTCATGCGTTCACTCATTacggtgggcctaatgggcagcccattatcccaacatatgggaaatccttatatttaacacaagtaagttgggcctcacatctcggcccaagtatggatttattatagtgggcaagcaagggcccaactacttgagtatttggcccataagacccatcacaatggcatggtaaatataggacccgagggtccaacgggcctatcaaagttccagcccaaccaaggctataaggcccataattaactaggagactagcccaagaagaatccaattggaatgggcctttaatcatgcactaattaagtccaaaaaataaaattaagatggtaagataactAACTTAattcctcctcaaatctagtgggccataatgccccaaaagaacatttataggcaacaattattgggctcaatgccaaattccagcccacccaaatttctgggttggttggagtccaacaatagaagtatttcttagtatatttaatccctgatggcccacacacatcactgtgggccccaccagatgagagaggatatgcaacacatatatcaagtgggccagactgttggaatgcaggcccagcagtagcctaaggcagggatgtcccatgtgtaggcagccttatgggcctggggtatctggtTCAAAATCCACCCAATGGACCCCAATTGAATACCCAAAAAAAGGagaggatgatcaatcccctaaggaccccacatgaatggatggtggtatatacaacacatcaaggtgggcccacaaagtaggCTAGACGGCCAGcccaggctggacgccccagcctgggcgtccctgcctggtgggccactctcggccacaccacggtcagctCAAATGTCCGTTGGTTCTGAAATTTTGCAGGGTAatacttccataggtgggtcacactttgacaaaattttaaaatttttggacaccctaaaatattttaattaatttaaacaaaatagtCTGTCCAAAACattggactgacctggacgtcccaacgtgatgggccagtccggcccttaccacattgtgcacaggggtccattggccctaaaattttgtaagTGGGTTCTACCATGAGTGGGACACCTatctgcaaaattttagaatttttggacaactagaatattttaattaattttaagaaaacaatTTATCCTGAGATTCTAcctgatctggacaccacaatACAATGGGCCGGTTCAGCTATTGCCAtagtgtgtacaggtgtccatcgGCCCTGAAATTTTTAAGTGTGTCCTACTATTGATGGGTCATccctctacaaaattttagaattttttaaatgttataagtattttatttaattcatataaATTAtagacagcaaggtccagaaatAATTTCCTGCTGAAGCAAAGCTGCTGCCCTTGACTTTTGTGCCCCATTAAAGTGGGCCTAGGTCTGCCAAAATTTAGGAAATTATAAGTTCAACTTACCTATACAAGTATACCataaggtggggtctacaaaaGTGACCCACCATTTTAAAAACAAATTGATAATTATATTTGTACAGCAAGCagagtggctggacagtccagaaaaatctggactatCCACCCTCCTTAGGCCactcttttgggtgatcaaatagggacggATGAAGGTGAAATTCAACATacttgtaggtggggtccatacctctaGAAATAATCTAATAATGGGGTTAAAACATCCACCAAATCAGTCCATAACACATGCCAAAAACAACCCAAAAACAGTACAGAATTTTTCTGGACAGCAAGGTATGCCTAAAAATAACTGAACATAACTACTGAGTAAAGGGGAAAATACCCCACAAAATTTGTGTTGTagtccaccttagtgggccctacaaacatCCAAGCCATACCCCCCTCATAAAACTCATTGCATGTAATCAAAATGGAGCAAGTGGGATGACAACGTCCATAGAATGGACAGCAAGGGGCATCCACTTtgcttggatggtctagatattccaaggccactaagtgggccacacacagtaggaattaaaaataaaatgatggaaaaaataaaatccgaccatggggtagggccccaccactaatgggccctcccaagagtcaatctcaaccatacaacaatgttacttgaacatgcaacattaaactaatgcatgcatgatctttgattagaatgggtggttgggatgtcatcccaacatgacttctagggtctagatgcccttgaaATAAAGTGGATGATacaatgcatcatgatggggtccatggagaatggcctcatcatgtttcatgatatgcatgtaggatggaCTAAAAGGCTacatccatggggtcaaatggggtccccaccatggattggtgggtcccatatgatccaactaggaaaaaaaagaagatcaaagggtagaaaaaaaatcagaaattataatcacccacttgCAAATGAAGCCTCCAAACTCCTACACCAAGAAGGTCTTGagcctaggaagaagttttaatggtggagatctactTTTAATAGAGGGATTGAGAGTATTTTAAGGATTAGGGGgctaaaaaagagagggagaaggagacatTGGAGTAGGGTGTTGCTaacaatggaggaaaatgagagggagggagagaataaagagagagagagagagagagagagagagagagaaatggcatcattattttgtaagagAAGACATCATAGCATAGGGAGGAGATTACAATGCTTAAGCATTTAGGCTAGGCTTGGTTGGTGTTTCCATAGAATTTatgtggtgtgtgtgtatggggacttgtgccatggaggtggtccacatgcatttgCATAAAAGTGGCCCATATGATCAAGGGTCATACTAtgtaatgctcataacttttgatccataagtcgaatggatgcacaagacacgtcgttggaactgcaacgacgatacgaacaaggtgatataggtctcgggtcgatccgagtcggatCTACGTGACTGGGCCCAATGATGACCACAAACACAATCTGAgggtcacaggttgccgaaattcaaccggtaggaccgcgggactacaagaaatgaaatgcatactcacatacacacatgcacatacagGAACACATGTCAAGTCTTACATCTCGGGTCGATCCgtgtcgggtctacgtgaccagactcaaggatgatcGCAAATACAATCCGAGGGTCGCAGGTCACCGGGATTTGACAGTAAGACCACAGGgccacaagaaatgaaatgcatactcacatacacacatgcacatgcaggaACTCGGGTTGGATCTTACAATGTACTTAATAGTAGTTTATCTATTCTAGGTGAATGTAACTTGTTTGTTCATTTCCTGCATGCATTCCATTCTTTTAACCATCGCCCCGTATTGTCCATAAATATGGAGTTCACAGCATTCCGACCTACCAACTGAAGACAATTTTATACGGCCAGGTATGTTGTGTTAAAATCCTATCGATTAATGTGTAAGTCTATCTAATATGTGAACACCTGTGTAGCTTTAGGAGTCGATTGCATAGAGGATAACTACTCGATCAACGGAGAATCGTGTGTTAAATTGATATGATTATCATTTTCCTTTTTACATTACAAGTCATCACATAGTGACATCACCCGGTATGAATAGGTACTACTCACACCTGGTAAAAGAATATGAAGCATTTTACTAGGTCGATGTACGATGCTTGCTTTTAATCTGTCATCATTTATTCTCATTCTCGAGGTATGATATGTGTCCCACCAAATTTCTAAATATTTGTAGTCTAGGCCTAATGGATTTAATAAACAGTTTGGGATTAATTGCCTTGTTTCTACCTTCTTCTATAATAAGGTCATGCACCAAACAATCACGTAGGCTTGACTCCAACTCAAGGACTTGATTCTCTCGGCATGTGTAAGTTATAGAGAATGGTTCGAAAGATCTCATTCAATTTTTTACAGACTTTTTACAAGATGCATGAATATGAGATAATAATTCGAATTTAATTTCGTATTGCTTTTGCAGACAGCAATTCATGGCCCCAGTTCATGCTCCATGAGGTGGCTTCATCTTTTAGATTTATCACCACAACATAAACATTGTGGTCGACTTGTAGGGGAGAAAAAAGCAACGTGACAAAAGTGGCAGAATTTTGTGTGAATTATTTATAAGTTGATATGATTTGAGCATGTAACTTAATCCTCGAGTCTGACATATGTATCGATGGTAGCATCAATTCCTTTTAATGTAATATATCTTCGATGTTGGATAGATGTTAACCTCCATTTCCGGGGTTGTGATCCACCCAATGTAGAACAATGAGCTGGATTTCTTCCACAAACAAGAAAATTTGCCAAACCCACAGATATAGCTTTCTTAAAAAtgttggacaatgtggatgaatACCACATTATGTCTGATCACCGTATGAAGTAGTGTCAATCTATTGGAGTGGATTTGCAATGTTTAATTATGTATATTTGAGTCATCACATGTCGCAAGTGGCCAGTGTTATTGAGGGGATAACACTTACTCCAAGCAGAATCCAAATGGGTAGCATTGGACTGTTTCATGTGCGTGAAGAGTTGGGTGTtatggggcccgccttgatgtaccATTTTCCACAACGGTGTAAGTGGTGCCTGTACATAAAATTGTAGCAGGGGATAACGCCCTGTCGGAAATCCATTTGCATCCCATGGGAAATCCAAACAAGCTGACTCAGATATTCAATGGGATGGTAGCAATCCCACAAAATCCAAACAATTCACGACCCGCCGTGGAATAGAGATCTATACCactatcctaccataaaccactTCAAGTCCTAAATGATGGGATACCCGTAGTTCCATCATATTTAATCCAATTCAATTCAccaggccaaacaggccctagaaaTGAGGCTCTAGGCAGATCAGACAACATAAAGCAGCTGGGATAGTGAGGCGGACCGTAGAAACCTTCCTAAGTCCCACtaggatgtttattttccatccaacaattCGTAaagtcacaaatacctggataagaggaaaacacaaaaatcagattaatccaaatcagatcaaacccactatttcctgtcgtgttgtctatttgatctttggatctgcctcgtttttgggttcatgatctaacatgatcaagaaaaatggatggacagtttggataaaataaatatgtgatggtggggcccacagagctttggccAGTACCGAGCTGGGTCGTGGATGGATCACTACCGTGTCCAAGTACGTGTCGCAGAGGATTCCAGTCAATCCAGGAATGTGGTTGGAACCGTCCATAAAGCCATTCCGCTCCAAAGAAAAGCGTCGAAAGCAagcgagaaaaaaaaaactgtagtgGCAATTGCACCGACATACTATAGTCCTCAGCCCAAGAGTCCCCGGAATATCATGATtcttggatgtggggcccatctcagCAATCTAGGCCGTCAGTTCTATAAGCTTGGGCCTCATGACGGTCCTCTTTGACGCTGGATGCCTCGAGCATTTTCTTGATTGGAAGATACTTGATCTTCGTCCTGATCGCACGGTTGGATGGCAGTCCACGATTAGAAATATAGAATGGACACGTTCCAGACAGTAGTTTTAACCAGTGGGCATTTTCGTCATTTTGATGGGTATCTGATTTAAAATGATTGGCGCATCGCGCACTTTCGTCATGGGTGCTCGTCCTCTTTCTCAAAATAAAGGAAAATCGTATCCTCCCTCACTCCGTTCTCATCATATCTTCTTTATCCTTCCAACTCGCAAGAGAATGCTTTAGCCCACCAACCCTAGGGCggttacctctctctctctctctctctctctctctctcagacacAGACACACATACAAGAATATCACccaaaacatctctctctctctctctcaaatccaacATGTCAAAAACCAATCTCATCCTCTCCTTCCTTTTCCTCCTTCTCTCCTCTCTTCCCAACCCTTCCTCTCCTTCCACCTTCTCCTTCATTTACGGCGGCTGCTCCCAGATAAAATACGACCCAAGCTCATCTTACCAATTCAACCTCAACTCCCTCCTCACCTCTCTCCTCAACTCTGCCAACTTCTCACCTTACAACAAGTACACAATCAACGCCCCCAACCCCGACCCCACCCTATACGGCGTCTACCAATGCCGCGGCGACATCTCCACGGCCGATTGCTCGTCATGTGTAAGATCCGCCATTTCCCAGATCGGCATCTTATGCTTAGATACCAGTGGTGCCACGATCCAACTCGACGGATGCTACGTGAAGTACGACAATGTCACGTTCCTAGGCGTGCAAGACAAGTCGTTGGTTTTGAAGAAATGCGGACCGTCGACTGGCCGTTACGATACCGATATGTTGAGCCGGAGGGATGAAGTGCTAACTAGTTTGGGTGGTGGGACCGGCATGTATCGTGTGGGGAGTATCGGGTACGTGTCAGGTGTGGGCCAGTGTGTTGGGGATTTGGACGGTGGAGAGTGCACGGATTGCGTGTCTGAGGCCGTAGAGAGACTGAGGGGTGGGTGTGGATGGAGCGTGTCAGGAGCTGTCTATCTCGGCAAATGCTACGCTCAGTACGTCGCGGGAGGGGCATATACGTCAAGTGGGTCATCAGGAGCGGTATCTT is a genomic window of Magnolia sinica isolate HGM2019 chromosome 15, MsV1, whole genome shotgun sequence containing:
- the LOC131227630 gene encoding plasmodesmata-located protein 7-like, whose translation is MSKTNLILSFLFLLLSSLPNPSSPSTFSFIYGGCSQIKYDPSSSYQFNLNSLLTSLLNSANFSPYNKYTINAPNPDPTLYGVYQCRGDISTADCSSCVRSAISQIGILCLDTSGATIQLDGCYVKYDNVTFLGVQDKSLVLKKCGPSTGRYDTDMLSRRDEVLTSLGGGTGMYRVGSIGYVSGVGQCVGDLDGGECTDCVSEAVERLRGGCGWSVSGAVYLGKCYAQYVAGGAYTSSGSSGAVSSSNEGSGQPVSWGGWWGLAMWACLMNLLKYP